The proteins below are encoded in one region of Buttiauxella gaviniae:
- a CDS encoding alkene reductase: protein MKPHHLFEATQVGSNKIRNRIVMAPMTRSRSAQPGNIPTAMMAEYYQQRASAGLIITEATQISPQGQGYSWTPGIHSPEQVAGWRLVTDAVHQAGGKIFSQLWHVGRMSHESFHADGKPVGPSALSPDAQVWVVGDDGVGRMVDCPVPRELTRDDIQHVIADYRKAALNAIEAGFDGVEVHGGNGYLIDQFLRRTSNKRTDEYGGSLANRVRFAQEVLEAIGDAIGADKTGIRLAPFITQRGMDDPQAIEAILALAAWCEQKGITFIHLAEADWDDAPQVPYEFRETLRATFSGTIIVAGNYTKEKAEKLLAAGVVDLVAFGRPFVANPDFPRRLAENLPLAPISNPAALFGGKEAGYTDYPAWSASEV, encoded by the coding sequence ATGAAACCACATCATCTGTTTGAAGCCACCCAGGTTGGGTCAAATAAAATTCGTAACCGTATTGTTATGGCGCCGATGACGCGCTCTCGCTCCGCGCAGCCGGGTAATATTCCCACCGCTATGATGGCGGAGTATTACCAGCAGCGAGCCTCTGCGGGGCTTATCATCACCGAAGCAACGCAGATTTCTCCTCAGGGTCAGGGCTATTCCTGGACGCCGGGCATTCACTCGCCGGAACAGGTTGCAGGCTGGCGTTTGGTTACCGATGCGGTTCATCAGGCTGGCGGCAAAATTTTCTCTCAGCTATGGCATGTCGGGCGCATGTCCCATGAAAGCTTCCACGCGGATGGCAAACCAGTAGGTCCTTCAGCGTTATCTCCAGACGCGCAGGTTTGGGTTGTCGGCGACGACGGCGTTGGCCGTATGGTTGATTGCCCGGTGCCGCGTGAATTAACGCGGGATGATATTCAACACGTCATTGCGGATTATCGTAAGGCCGCACTGAACGCCATAGAAGCGGGTTTTGATGGTGTGGAAGTTCACGGCGGCAACGGCTATTTAATCGATCAGTTCTTGCGCCGAACCTCTAACAAACGCACTGACGAATACGGCGGCAGTCTGGCAAATCGCGTACGTTTCGCACAAGAAGTGCTGGAAGCGATCGGCGATGCGATTGGCGCGGACAAAACCGGGATTCGTTTAGCTCCGTTTATTACCCAGCGCGGCATGGACGACCCCCAGGCGATTGAAGCGATTTTGGCCCTCGCCGCCTGGTGTGAACAAAAAGGCATCACCTTTATCCATCTGGCAGAAGCCGATTGGGACGACGCGCCGCAGGTTCCGTACGAATTTAGAGAAACACTGCGAGCCACATTCAGCGGCACGATTATCGTTGCCGGGAATTACACCAAAGAAAAAGCGGAGAAACTGCTCGCTGCGGGCGTCGTAGATTTGGTTGCTTTTGGGCGCCCGTTTGTTGCGAACCCAGATTTCCCGCGCCGCCTGGCAGAAAACTTGCCGTTAGCACCGATCAGCAATCCAGCCGCGCTGTTTGGTGGCAAAGAAGCGGGCTATACCGATTACCCTGCCTGGTCAGCAAGCGAGGTATAA
- a CDS encoding zinc ribbon domain-containing protein codes for MEIKCPTCENPLTQTDSGAYCETCEQDFRLEARCPDCHKPLEVLKACGAVDYFCQNGHGLISKKRVEFTPVVQ; via the coding sequence ATGGAAATTAAATGTCCTACGTGTGAAAACCCGCTAACGCAAACGGACTCGGGTGCTTACTGCGAAACCTGCGAGCAAGATTTTCGTCTTGAAGCCCGTTGCCCGGATTGCCACAAGCCGCTGGAAGTCTTAAAGGCCTGCGGTGCCGTCGACTATTTTTGCCAGAATGGTCACGGGTTAATCTCTAAAAAACGTGTCGAGTTCACACCCGTTGTGCAATAA
- the xseA gene encoding exodeoxyribonuclease VII large subunit → MSTMNTPSIFTVSRLNQTVRMLLEQEMGQVWISGEISNFTQPASGHWYFTLKDDTAQIRGAMFRNSNRRVTFRPQHGQQVLVRATLTLYEPRGDYQIIVESMQPAGEGLLQQQYEELKQRLTAEGLFEQIHKQPLPAPAHQVGVITSKTGAALHDILHVLKRRDPSLPVIIYPTAVQGADAPMQIVRAIELANLRKECDVLIVGRGGGSLEDLWSFNDERVARAIFASKIPIVSAVGHETDVTIADFVADVRAPTPSAAAEIVSRNQLELLRQLQSQQQRMEMAMDYYLAQRAQRFTRLHHRLQQQHPQLRLARQQTTLERLQQRLTVAMDAKLRRSSQQQQRLMLRLNQQQPQPRIHRAQTRLQQLEFRLSQLVSAQLSQTKQRFGTALAQLEAVSPLATLARGYSVTTATDGKVLKKTKQVHSGDTLTTRLEDGWVESQVTGVTPVKPKLTRKTAAKS, encoded by the coding sequence ATGTCAACGATGAATACCCCTTCAATTTTTACCGTCAGCCGTCTCAATCAGACGGTCCGTATGCTGCTGGAACAAGAGATGGGGCAAGTCTGGATCAGCGGTGAAATTTCCAACTTTACCCAACCGGCCTCCGGCCATTGGTACTTCACCCTCAAGGACGATACCGCGCAAATTCGCGGGGCAATGTTCCGCAACAGTAATCGACGCGTCACCTTCCGTCCGCAACATGGCCAACAGGTTTTGGTTCGCGCAACCCTGACGTTGTACGAGCCGCGCGGCGATTACCAAATTATTGTGGAAAGCATGCAACCGGCAGGTGAAGGCTTGCTGCAACAACAATACGAAGAGCTGAAACAACGTCTGACCGCAGAAGGTTTGTTTGAGCAAATTCATAAACAACCGCTGCCAGCACCTGCCCATCAGGTTGGCGTCATTACGTCGAAAACCGGCGCGGCGCTGCACGATATTTTGCACGTGCTTAAACGCCGCGATCCGTCATTGCCGGTCATCATTTACCCCACCGCTGTGCAAGGCGCTGATGCACCGATGCAAATTGTGCGCGCCATTGAATTAGCTAACCTTCGAAAAGAGTGTGATGTGCTGATTGTGGGGCGCGGCGGCGGTTCGCTGGAAGACTTATGGAGCTTTAACGACGAGCGTGTAGCTCGTGCCATTTTTGCAAGCAAGATCCCGATCGTTAGCGCCGTAGGGCATGAAACTGACGTCACGATCGCCGATTTTGTGGCTGATGTTCGTGCTCCAACGCCGTCCGCCGCCGCAGAAATCGTCAGCCGTAATCAGCTCGAATTATTGCGCCAGCTACAGTCACAGCAACAGCGTATGGAAATGGCGATGGATTATTATCTCGCCCAGCGCGCACAGCGTTTCACACGCTTGCACCATCGCTTACAGCAGCAACATCCTCAGCTACGCTTAGCACGTCAGCAAACCACTCTTGAACGTTTACAGCAGCGTTTGACCGTGGCGATGGATGCAAAACTGCGCCGCAGTTCACAGCAGCAACAGCGCCTGATGCTGCGTTTGAATCAGCAGCAACCGCAGCCGCGCATTCATCGCGCACAGACTCGCCTGCAACAGCTGGAGTTCCGCCTTTCGCAGTTAGTCAGCGCTCAGCTTAGCCAGACTAAACAACGGTTCGGTACAGCGTTGGCGCAGCTTGAAGCCGTTAGCCCACTGGCAACACTTGCACGCGGTTATAGCGTCACAACGGCGACAGACGGCAAAGTGCTGAAGAAAACTAAACAGGTTCATTCCGGGGATACGTTAACGACGCGTCTTGAAGATGGCTGGGTGGAAAGCCAGGTCACCGGTGTTACACCGGTGAAACCCAAACTCACGCGCAAAACGGCGGCAAAAAGCTAA
- a CDS encoding DsbA family protein: MSHNDKPNAQPLVWGHGPRTFEVFLEPTCPFSVRAFNKLSALLEKVGEDKVTVKIRLQSQPWHLFSGVIVRCILAASTLPKGREAAHKVMQAVADHREEFEFTDHCSGPNMDATPQQIIDRIENYSGVKLAQAFAHPALQNDIKWHCKYARQNGIHVSPTFMVNGLVQADLGSGDDISVWAERILA, translated from the coding sequence ATGAGTCATAACGATAAACCTAATGCCCAGCCACTCGTCTGGGGTCACGGCCCTCGCACGTTTGAAGTCTTTCTTGAACCAACCTGCCCGTTTTCTGTTCGTGCTTTCAATAAACTCAGCGCACTGCTGGAAAAAGTTGGCGAAGATAAAGTCACGGTGAAAATTCGCCTGCAATCGCAGCCCTGGCATCTCTTTTCGGGTGTGATTGTGCGCTGTATTTTAGCGGCATCAACGCTGCCAAAGGGTAGAGAAGCGGCGCATAAAGTCATGCAGGCCGTCGCCGATCATCGTGAAGAATTCGAGTTTACCGATCACTGTAGCGGCCCGAACATGGACGCAACGCCTCAGCAAATCATTGATCGTATCGAGAACTATAGCGGAGTGAAGTTAGCGCAGGCATTTGCCCACCCGGCCTTACAGAATGATATTAAATGGCACTGCAAATATGCGCGTCAGAATGGCATTCATGTTTCGCCAACGTTTATGGTGAATGGTCTTGTGCAGGCGGATCTCGGCAGCGGTGATGACATCAGCGTGTGGGCTGAGCGGATTTTAGCCTGA
- the guaB gene encoding IMP dehydrogenase, which translates to MLRIAKEALTFDDVLLVPAHSTVLPNTADLSTQLTKTIRLNIPMLSAAMDTVTEARLAIALAQEGGLGFIHKNMSIERQAEEVKRVKKHESGVVTDPQTVLPTTTLHEVKELTARNGFAGYPVVTEQNELVGIITGRDVRFVTDLNQPVSVYMTPKERLVTVKEGEARDVVLSKMHEKRVEKALVVDSNFHLHGMITVKDFQKAERKPNACKDDQGRLRVGAAVGAGAGNEERIDALVAAGVDVLLIDSSHGHSEGVLQRIRETRAKYPDLQIIGGNVATAAGARALAEAGVSAVKVGIGPGSICTTRIVTGVGVPQITAVADAVEALEGTGIPVIADGGIRFSGDIAKAIAAGASAVMVGGMLAGTEESPGEIELYQGRSFKSYRGMGSLGAMSKGSSDRYFQTDNAADKLVPEGIEGRVAYKGRLKEIVHQQMGGLRSCMGLTGCGTIDALRTKAEFVRISGAGIQESHVHDVTITKESPNYRMGS; encoded by the coding sequence ATGCTACGAATCGCTAAAGAAGCACTGACGTTTGATGACGTTCTCCTCGTTCCAGCTCACTCTACAGTTCTGCCTAACACGGCCGATCTCAGCACCCAACTGACCAAAACCATTCGTTTGAATATCCCTATGCTGTCCGCAGCCATGGATACCGTAACGGAAGCCCGTCTGGCCATCGCATTGGCTCAGGAAGGTGGACTTGGTTTCATTCACAAAAACATGTCGATTGAGCGCCAGGCTGAAGAAGTCAAACGCGTGAAAAAACACGAAAGTGGCGTTGTGACTGACCCACAGACTGTGCTGCCGACCACCACTCTGCACGAAGTGAAAGAACTTACCGCCCGCAACGGTTTCGCCGGTTACCCGGTTGTGACCGAACAAAACGAGCTGGTGGGTATTATCACCGGTCGTGACGTTCGTTTTGTGACTGACCTGAACCAGCCTGTTAGCGTGTACATGACGCCGAAAGAGCGTCTGGTAACCGTGAAAGAAGGTGAGGCGCGTGATGTTGTGCTCTCAAAAATGCACGAAAAACGTGTTGAGAAAGCGCTGGTTGTAGACAGCAACTTCCATCTGCACGGCATGATCACCGTAAAAGATTTCCAGAAAGCAGAACGTAAACCTAACGCCTGTAAAGACGACCAGGGCCGTCTGCGCGTTGGGGCTGCCGTTGGCGCAGGTGCGGGCAACGAAGAGCGTATCGATGCTCTGGTCGCTGCTGGTGTCGACGTTTTGCTGATTGACTCCTCTCATGGCCATTCCGAAGGCGTTCTGCAACGTATTCGTGAAACCCGCGCTAAATATCCTGACCTGCAAATCATCGGCGGCAACGTAGCTACGGCTGCTGGCGCACGTGCACTGGCTGAAGCTGGCGTAAGCGCGGTAAAAGTCGGTATCGGCCCTGGTTCAATCTGTACTACACGTATCGTCACTGGCGTGGGCGTTCCGCAAATCACTGCGGTGGCGGATGCGGTTGAAGCGCTGGAAGGTACCGGCATTCCTGTTATTGCTGACGGCGGTATCCGTTTCTCTGGTGACATCGCGAAAGCTATCGCGGCTGGCGCATCGGCGGTAATGGTTGGCGGCATGCTGGCAGGGACTGAAGAATCTCCGGGTGAAATCGAACTCTACCAGGGCCGTTCTTTCAAATCCTACCGTGGTATGGGCTCTCTGGGCGCGATGTCCAAAGGCTCTTCTGACCGTTACTTCCAGACCGATAACGCAGCCGACAAACTGGTACCGGAAGGTATCGAAGGTCGCGTGGCTTACAAAGGCCGTCTGAAAGAGATCGTTCACCAGCAAATGGGGGGCCTGCGTTCATGCATGGGTCTGACCGGCTGTGGTACTATCGATGCGCTGCGTACTAAAGCGGAATTTGTACGTATCAGCGGTGCGGGCATTCAGGAAAGTCACGTCCACGATGTGACGATTACTAAAGAGTCCCCGAACTACCGTATGGGTTCTTAA
- a CDS encoding YfgG family protein, with protein sequence MTQVTSMRRRHKFNNRMTRIILLISFLFLFGRFVYSAIGAWYHHQDKVEAQQSSLSVDNTSR encoded by the coding sequence GTGACACAGGTTACGAGTATGCGAAGACGACATAAGTTTAACAATCGTATGACCCGCATTATTCTACTCATCAGTTTTCTCTTCCTTTTTGGCCGTTTTGTCTATTCTGCCATCGGTGCCTGGTACCATCATCAGGACAAAGTAGAAGCGCAGCAAAGCAGCCTTTCCGTGGATAACACCAGCCGGTAA
- a CDS encoding lysozyme inhibitor LprI family protein — translation MKKLMLIALTLVPLASFAAPPQAFNFSCGKTGGVYSDGKGSVWLNGKKATVKQSSPTYWEAASEKNVISIMREQDGNPSISFTGPNRIHGVCLPEDEVSFAPASQKKAEAKSGPSFSCAAVRKGSMEELICQSETLSALDLKLTETYKQALVKSNNNSTLKAEQRGWIKGRDDCWKADDKNACLSDSYQQRMSELQSKYDVK, via the coding sequence ATGAAAAAATTAATGTTGATTGCACTGACTCTTGTTCCACTGGCTTCATTTGCCGCTCCTCCGCAGGCGTTTAACTTTAGCTGTGGAAAAACCGGCGGTGTTTATAGCGACGGCAAAGGTAGCGTGTGGCTCAATGGTAAGAAAGCAACGGTAAAACAGAGCAGCCCTACCTATTGGGAAGCCGCGAGCGAAAAAAACGTCATCAGTATTATGCGTGAGCAAGATGGTAACCCCAGCATCTCCTTCACGGGTCCAAACCGTATTCACGGCGTCTGTTTACCAGAAGATGAAGTCAGTTTCGCCCCCGCCTCTCAGAAAAAAGCTGAGGCAAAATCAGGTCCATCGTTTTCTTGTGCCGCGGTAAGAAAAGGCAGTATGGAAGAGCTTATTTGCCAGAGCGAAACGTTATCCGCTCTGGATCTGAAACTGACGGAAACCTATAAGCAAGCCCTGGTAAAATCCAACAACAATTCAACGCTTAAAGCCGAGCAGCGCGGATGGATTAAGGGACGAGATGACTGCTGGAAGGCCGATGATAAAAATGCCTGCCTGAGTGATTCCTATCAACAACGGATGAGTGAACTGCAAAGTAAGTATGACGTTAAGTAA
- a CDS encoding sensor domain-containing phosphodiesterase: MYLASWYKKYKNRWWALPLVLPSLLLPIAAWCNANTTMDGGPVFLVYMPLGLMTAFMLVFGWAALPGMTLALLLYYGSFTGELTGVLAAIHFLIPITISWGGYRIFVPQRSSVMFGAIKLTSQRMLWLVLVNSVIFLVIYQMGIFFGWYNAEGHAVAENPLHTRTLINFQAVLIGCVTGMPFFYFVIRMFRNPNFIYSFWSQLKAQMQTGVSKSEITLWATIVVILVSLLLAPSNDFGSIFTTDYTLTLILPLMLWGAMRFGFLFITTSWTVILVILCSGFHNYLPPYMGFQLHLAIASSCYAVFSITIYLMAVVTTRQRFLHRKARRVAFIDPILQMPNLRALNRDLSRHSWSALAFLRVPELELLGRNYGVQLRIQYKQQLNDYLQPILSTNEQVYHLSGHEVAVRLNYDSYLERIEALDHRVKQFRFMWDGMSLQPQVGISYCYIRQPVTHIYFLLGELSTMADLSLTTSKPESLQQQGTNHVQNAVKKKVAMMNRVQIAIDSGNFVLMVQRIEGIRGDSYHEILLRMKGDNEGDCLFMPDDFLPVAHEFGLSSKIDKWVLETTLKFMDTHRSQLPGSRFSINLTPASVGRLQFASEVKRLLQRYGIEPWQLIFEVTESNSLTNLEQANATLTALQNMGCRIAIDDFGTGYASYARLKDISADILKIDGSFIRNVLTSSLDYQIVDSICQLARMKKMQLVAEYVESNEVKAAVQNLGIDYIQGYLVGRPRLLETLLRK, from the coding sequence ATGTATCTGGCAAGTTGGTATAAAAAATATAAAAACAGATGGTGGGCGCTTCCTTTGGTGCTGCCCAGCCTGCTGCTTCCCATTGCCGCCTGGTGTAACGCAAACACCACTATGGACGGCGGTCCTGTCTTCCTCGTCTATATGCCACTTGGTCTGATGACCGCGTTTATGTTGGTTTTTGGATGGGCAGCCCTACCGGGAATGACGCTTGCGCTATTGCTCTATTACGGCTCATTTACTGGGGAGTTGACCGGGGTTCTCGCAGCCATTCACTTTTTAATCCCCATTACCATTAGCTGGGGAGGCTACCGTATTTTCGTCCCTCAGCGCAGCTCGGTGATGTTCGGGGCGATAAAATTAACGTCTCAACGCATGCTGTGGCTGGTGTTAGTTAACTCGGTGATATTTTTGGTCATCTACCAGATGGGGATCTTCTTTGGCTGGTACAACGCCGAAGGTCACGCTGTTGCAGAAAACCCGCTTCACACAAGAACGTTAATCAATTTTCAGGCTGTGCTTATTGGCTGCGTAACCGGAATGCCTTTCTTCTATTTCGTGATTCGCATGTTCCGCAACCCAAACTTTATCTACTCATTTTGGTCACAACTGAAAGCGCAGATGCAAACAGGCGTGAGCAAGAGCGAGATTACGCTGTGGGCCACGATAGTGGTCATTCTGGTCAGCCTGCTGCTAGCGCCTTCGAATGATTTCGGCTCCATTTTCACCACGGATTACACATTAACGCTGATCCTGCCCCTGATGTTATGGGGAGCAATGCGCTTTGGATTTCTGTTTATTACCACCTCCTGGACGGTGATATTAGTTATTCTGTGCAGCGGTTTTCATAACTATTTGCCGCCCTACATGGGCTTTCAGCTTCATCTGGCCATTGCCTCATCGTGTTACGCCGTTTTCTCAATAACCATCTACTTGATGGCGGTTGTCACCACGCGTCAGCGTTTTTTACATCGCAAAGCACGCCGTGTCGCGTTTATTGACCCTATCCTGCAAATGCCGAATCTCCGTGCGCTTAACCGTGATTTATCCAGGCATTCATGGTCGGCATTAGCTTTTTTGCGCGTACCAGAGCTGGAACTGCTAGGGCGTAACTACGGCGTACAACTTCGTATTCAATATAAGCAGCAGCTCAATGATTACCTCCAGCCAATTTTAAGCACGAATGAGCAGGTTTATCATCTGTCGGGCCATGAAGTGGCGGTGCGCTTAAATTATGATTCCTATCTTGAGCGCATTGAAGCGCTCGACCACCGCGTAAAACAGTTCCGCTTTATGTGGGACGGCATGTCATTGCAGCCGCAGGTAGGCATCAGTTATTGCTATATACGCCAGCCAGTTACCCATATTTATTTCTTGCTCGGTGAACTCAGCACCATGGCGGATTTGTCGCTGACGACATCAAAACCTGAGAGTTTGCAGCAGCAAGGAACCAACCATGTGCAGAATGCTGTAAAAAAGAAAGTGGCGATGATGAACCGTGTGCAGATAGCCATTGATTCCGGCAATTTTGTGCTGATGGTTCAGCGCATCGAAGGGATTCGTGGCGATTCATACCATGAAATCTTGCTGCGCATGAAAGGGGATAATGAAGGGGATTGCCTGTTCATGCCGGATGATTTTTTGCCGGTAGCCCATGAATTCGGCCTGTCGTCTAAAATCGATAAATGGGTGTTAGAAACCACGCTGAAATTTATGGATACTCACCGCAGCCAGCTTCCGGGCAGCCGTTTTTCCATCAACCTGACACCGGCTTCTGTGGGGCGCTTACAGTTCGCAAGCGAAGTGAAACGCCTGCTGCAACGCTACGGTATTGAGCCCTGGCAGCTTATTTTTGAAGTTACCGAAAGCAATTCATTAACGAACCTGGAACAGGCTAATGCCACCCTGACTGCCCTACAAAATATGGGCTGTCGGATTGCGATTGACGATTTCGGCACGGGTTATGCCAGCTATGCGCGCCTGAAAGATATCAGCGCAGACATTCTGAAAATTGACGGCAGTTTTATCCGTAACGTCCTGACCAGCAGTCTCGACTACCAGATTGTGGACTCTATCTGTCAGCTTGCCCGCATGAAGAAAATGCAGCTAGTGGCTGAGTATGTGGAAAGTAATGAAGTTAAAGCCGCCGTGCAAAATTTGGGTATCGATTACATACAGGGTTATTTAGTCGGACGCCCACGATTGCTGGAAACGCTGCTTCGTAAGTAA
- a CDS encoding LysR family transcriptional regulator has translation MGKLEDMALLVAVVEAGGLAAAGRRMNLSPATMTARLKALEERYQTRFFNRSTRAIALTRVGEEFYHAALRVLEEMEQAEGKLRQKEGVLSGTLRIAAPSDFGRQYLSPALLDFSRLHPEVKTFLYLSEDVVDLISLRLDMSIRFGNLPDSNLVTKVIRQNYRVLVASPAYLAAHGEPHSEDCLANHRCLVMERRGTLMNEWRFDVAGETHSVRVAPAMVCDDGALLRQWVLAGAGIASKSWWDVKRDVEQGRLKVLLADSFIGFSRLDKKQVGLQFVYPQRRFQPLQVSMFSEFFINWLENE, from the coding sequence ATGGGTAAGCTCGAAGATATGGCTTTGCTGGTGGCTGTGGTGGAAGCAGGGGGCCTGGCGGCAGCAGGGCGGAGGATGAATTTGTCCCCGGCGACGATGACTGCGCGGCTGAAAGCATTGGAAGAACGTTATCAAACACGCTTTTTTAATCGCTCCACCCGCGCTATTGCATTGACGCGCGTGGGAGAAGAGTTTTACCACGCGGCACTTCGCGTGCTCGAAGAGATGGAGCAGGCGGAAGGGAAACTGAGGCAAAAAGAGGGCGTACTTAGCGGTACGCTGAGAATTGCTGCTCCGTCCGATTTTGGGCGACAGTATTTATCTCCCGCATTGCTTGATTTCTCTCGCCTGCATCCGGAGGTGAAAACTTTCCTGTATCTCAGTGAAGATGTGGTGGATTTAATCAGCCTGCGGCTCGATATGAGTATTCGCTTCGGGAATCTGCCGGATAGCAATCTGGTGACTAAAGTAATCCGGCAAAACTATCGCGTGCTGGTGGCGTCTCCGGCTTATCTTGCCGCCCACGGGGAACCTCATTCCGAGGATTGCCTTGCGAACCACCGTTGCCTGGTGATGGAACGCCGCGGAACGCTAATGAATGAGTGGCGTTTTGACGTGGCGGGAGAAACTCACAGCGTACGCGTGGCGCCGGCTATGGTGTGTGACGACGGCGCGCTGCTGCGTCAGTGGGTGCTCGCGGGGGCAGGCATTGCCAGTAAATCCTGGTGGGATGTGAAACGCGATGTGGAGCAGGGGCGTTTAAAAGTGCTGCTGGCCGATAGTTTTATCGGGTTTAGCCGTCTCGATAAAAAACAGGTTGGGCTCCAGTTTGTCTATCCGCAGCGCCGTTTTCAGCCTTTGCAAGTTTCCATGTTTAGCGAGTTTTTCATCAACTGGCTGGAAAATGAATAA
- the guaA gene encoding glutamine-hydrolyzing GMP synthase, giving the protein MTENIHKHRILILDFGSQYTQLVARRVRELGVYCELWAWDVTEAQIREFNPSGIILSGGPESTTEQNSPRAPEYVFTAGVPVFGVCYGMQTMAMQLGGHVESSTEREFGYAQVEVLTDSALVRGIEDSLSAEGKPLLDVWMSHGDKVTAIPSDFVTVASTETCPFAIMANEEKRFYGVQFHPEVTHTRQGQRLLERFVLEICGCEALWTPAKIIEDAIVRLREQVGDDKVILGLSGGVDSSVTAMLLHRAIGKNLTCVFVDNGLLRLNEAQQVMDMFGDHFGLNIIHVEGEERFLSALAGENDPEAKRKIIGRVFVEVFDEEALKLQDVKWLAQGTIYPDVIESAASATGKAHVIKSHHNVGGLPKEMKMGLVEPLRELFKDEVRKIGLELGLPYDMLYRHPFPGPGLGVRVLGEVKKEYCDLLRRADAIFIEELHKADLYNKVSQAFTVFLPVRSVGVMGDGRKYDWVVSLRAVETIDFMTAHWAHLPYDFLGRVSNRIINEVNGISRVVYDISGKPPATIEWE; this is encoded by the coding sequence ATGACGGAAAATATCCATAAACATCGCATACTTATCCTTGATTTCGGTTCTCAGTACACTCAACTGGTTGCGCGCCGCGTGCGTGAGCTTGGCGTTTACTGTGAGCTGTGGGCATGGGATGTCACTGAAGCCCAGATTCGTGAATTTAATCCAAGCGGTATTATTCTCTCCGGTGGCCCGGAAAGCACCACAGAGCAGAACAGCCCGCGTGCACCAGAATATGTCTTTACCGCAGGTGTCCCGGTATTTGGTGTGTGCTACGGCATGCAGACCATGGCGATGCAGCTTGGCGGCCACGTCGAATCCTCTACTGAACGTGAGTTTGGTTACGCGCAGGTTGAAGTTTTGACCGATAGCGCCCTGGTTCGCGGGATTGAAGACTCTCTAAGTGCAGAAGGCAAACCGCTGCTGGATGTCTGGATGAGTCACGGCGATAAAGTTACGGCGATTCCTTCTGACTTCGTGACCGTTGCCAGCACCGAAACCTGCCCGTTCGCCATTATGGCAAACGAAGAAAAACGTTTTTATGGCGTGCAGTTCCACCCGGAAGTGACCCATACCCGCCAGGGCCAGCGTCTGCTGGAGCGTTTTGTTCTGGAGATCTGCGGCTGCGAAGCGCTGTGGACCCCAGCAAAAATTATCGAAGATGCGATTGTGCGCCTGCGTGAGCAAGTCGGCGATGACAAAGTGATTCTCGGCCTGTCCGGCGGCGTGGATTCATCCGTTACCGCTATGCTGTTGCACCGCGCGATTGGTAAAAACCTGACCTGTGTCTTTGTTGATAACGGTCTGCTGCGTCTGAACGAAGCTCAGCAAGTTATGGATATGTTCGGCGACCATTTCGGCCTGAACATTATTCATGTTGAAGGCGAGGAGCGTTTCCTCTCCGCGCTGGCGGGTGAAAACGATCCAGAAGCCAAACGTAAAATCATTGGTCGCGTGTTCGTTGAAGTATTCGATGAAGAAGCCCTGAAACTGCAAGATGTGAAGTGGCTGGCGCAGGGGACGATTTACCCTGACGTTATCGAATCTGCGGCTTCAGCAACCGGTAAAGCACACGTCATCAAATCTCACCACAATGTGGGCGGCCTGCCGAAAGAGATGAAGATGGGCCTGGTTGAGCCGCTGCGTGAGCTGTTCAAAGATGAAGTGCGTAAAATTGGCCTGGAGCTCGGCCTGCCGTACGACATGCTCTACCGCCACCCGTTCCCGGGTCCAGGTCTTGGCGTGCGCGTGCTGGGCGAAGTGAAGAAAGAGTATTGCGATCTGCTGCGTCGTGCCGATGCTATCTTCATTGAAGAGCTGCATAAAGCCGATCTTTACAACAAAGTCAGCCAGGCGTTCACCGTGTTCCTGCCGGTACGTTCTGTGGGCGTGATGGGCGATGGCCGTAAATACGATTGGGTTGTTTCCCTGCGTGCCGTTGAAACCATCGACTTTATGACCGCACATTGGGCGCACCTGCCATACGATTTCCTTGGCCGCGTATCCAACCGCATCATCAATGAAGTTAACGGTATTTCCCGTGTGGTTTACGACATCTCTGGTAAACCGCCGGCAACTATCGAGTGGGAATAA